The genomic DNA ACCGGAGCGTTCGGCGCGGACGGTTTCCGCATTGGTCGGCGGACTGGCCAGCGAATCAGCGGCTCGCTTGATCCCTACGGCGTTCCGATCGTCCAAGAGCTACCGCGTCTTTGTCCAGCAGTCGTTGGATTTTGTGATCCACGATGTCGGCGGAGTCGTCTCGCACAAACCCGCCTCCGAAGACGCGCAAGCCGAAGGGCTGGTCGCTCGGCAAACCGTCGGCGGGATGCTCGATTTCGCCGGTGTGGCGACGTTGCACATGTCGCCGATGACGGTGTTGGCGATCATCAGCGACGTCGCGTACGGGTCGAGCACCTACATGCGTCAGTTGAGCGAAGAACTGAAACGCAAGGGATTGATCGATCAGGAATCGACGATCGATCACGTCACCGATCTGATCGACGCGCTGCAGGAAACCAGCGTCCAAGGTGCCGATGCGCTGAACGCGCCGCCGATCAATCTAGAAGGTTTGCAGCAGACGATCGATAAGACCCGCGCGGCGCTGAACCGAATCGATCCAACGACCACGATTCCGCAAGCTGAGATCAAAAGGATCTGGCAGGAGATGGAGACGGCGGCGACCAAGGCGGAGACGTCGGTCTTCGATGTCGCCACGACGATGACGATGTTCAGCATGAACCGCTTGTCGTTGGTCTCTCAGGGGGCGCTCTCGTCAGTCGTGGTCGCGGGCAATCTGATCGATCAACACATCGTCGGGCATTACGCCGATGCGTTGACCGAGATCCAGGTCCGCGGTTTGTGGACGACGTTGGCCGAATCGAGCCAGCCTTATTTGGAAGCGATCTGGAACAACTTCGACGAGACCAAATCGACGCTCACCCAAGATCTACTCAACGGCACCCTGATCGGTAAGGCTTGGGGCGGTTTGATCGGCTGGTGGCGAGGGGCCGACAAAAACAAGACGCCGCCAGCGGAAGATTCTCAACAAGGGTAGGTGAACCTTCCTGTTAAGTTTGCCACTTGAATCGCAGCCGAAAACTCTCGGTTGCTTAAGCGTTTGGCTGGAAAAATCTCGATCGCTGTGGCCGTCTGTTCTAGAATGCATATGCAAGCCAGAAAAAGTGAGGTACCGCCAATGGCTACTGTATCGATCGAAGACGCTCAATCCAAACTTGCCGAATTGATTCACAGCATGGCACCCGGGGAGGCATTGGTCATTACCGACGGAAGCCAGCCCGTTGCTTGTCTGACGGCAACAGATGCACCGCCGCCACCGACCCCGCGCAAGCCGGGGACGCTTGCTGGCACGGTGACCTACATGGCGGATGATTTCGATGCGCCATTGGATGAGTTGAGGGACTACATGCCGTGAGAGTGTTGCTCGATTCCCACGCGGTGATTTGGTGGGTCGATCAGCATCGCTTGCTCAGCCCAAATGCGCTCGCAGCAGTTGCATGAAGGATGCTTCCATTGCGAGCGGCTTCGTTCTCGGCTGTGTGATACCCCGGCTTAGACGTTGGCGGGGTTCATGACGGCGGTGATCGCTTCGCTGAGCAGTTTGATGCCGTCGCGGATTTGCGATTCGGGCTGGACGCCGAAGCTGAGTCGGATCGTGTTCTTCCGCACCGCGGCTCCTTCGCTTGGGTAACAGAACTCGCCCGGAACATACAACACGCCGCGCTCGATACATTGTTTCCAGAGTGGCGAATCGGAGCCGGCATCGACGCCCGGCGGCAGTTCCAACCAGACGTATAGGCCACCGATCGGTCGCCGATATTCGACGCCTGGGATTTCTGCCAAGTGCGTATCGCAAGCCTCTAACATGACTTGCAGTTTGCCCGCATAAGCGGTCTGCAGTCGCTGGACCTGTTCGTCGAAACGACCCGATTTCAAGATGTTCAGCATCAGTTGTTGGTTCAGGTGAGCCGAACCAAAATCGATCACCGATTTGAAGCGACGGGCCGAATCGAACAGCCAACGCGGCATCACGCCCCAACCGACGCGGATTCCGGGGCCGAAGTTTTTCGAGAAGGTCCCGCTTTCGACGGTTAATTCAGGATCGGCGCCGAGGTCGGTTAGCGTCGGGATGTCTTCGCCCGAATAACGCAAGTCGCGATAGGCGTTGTCGACCAACAGCAGGATCGGCGATTGCTGCTGCCATTTTTTCATCACGGCGATCAGTTCTTGTCGCCGAGCTTCGGGGACTGTCGAGCCGCCCGGGTTGTCGCAATACGGAATCAGGTAGACCGATTTGACCCGGTGTAGTTCGTTGTTGTCGGCCAATTGCTGCAAGCCTTGGTCCAACGATTCGGGGATCATCCCCTGGTCATCCGCTTCGATGCCAAAGGCGCGGACGCCCATATCTTTCAACAGCCCCAAGAAGACGAAATAGGTGGGAGCCGCGCAGAGCACGATGTCCCCTTCGTCGAAGACACATTCGGCGACCAGGTGCAGCAATTGGTTGCTGCCGGCGGTCAGGATCATCCGATCGGCGAGATCGTCGGCGTTGTTGCTGAAGTTCCGCCGCGCGATCGCTTGGCGAAGTTCCTGCGGCCCGTTGTTGGTGCCGTATTGCAGCGCCAACCGCCCCGTCGCGGTGTCGCCGAGCACGTTTTGAGCGGCTTCGGAAACAAACTCCAACGGCAGCGTGGCATTGTCGACAAATCCCGCGGCCAAGGAAATGATTCCTGGGTTGGCCAATGCGGCAGACATCAGCTGGCTGATCGGTTGTTCCGAAGCCCGGGTGCCGCGGGGACTGAGAAGTTGCTCGTGCGTGGAGTTGTGGAGGTTCATTCGCTGAAAAACTCGTTTGATTTCGGATCGAGTGAAGTGGAAGCAATTCATGTTAACGAATCTGTCGGGACGAGGATTCCCCAGATTTATCGCTTCGCTGTGGTAATGACAAAAGTTTTCATCGCGGGTTCGGCTGCCCCCGCTGCGGCGTCGCATAAATCGCGAACCAGCCGACGTGGCAATCGTAAAAGTTCCCATCGCAGGCTCGGCCTGCGACGGGCTTCTCGCGTTCTATTTAGATGCGCGTCGCGGGGCGTGATCGTTTGATCCGCAGAGCGGGAGAAACGGATGGCGGTCCAGCGGAAGTTTCCATTTATGGCGGCCGACAGATCGGCACGGGCTGCACCGACGGGCGGTCTGCGGCGCGATAGCGGTTGGTCGCACGTGCCGCTGTCGATCGCCAGGGCGTTTCTCGAAATGATCTATCCGCCGACCTGTACCTTGTGTGGTGGAGCGTTGGTCGATCCGGGGGCGATCGAAATGTGTGATGCTTGCATCGACGCGGTCCGCGGAAAATGTCGACACTGGTGCCGCCGCTGTGGGATGCCGATGGAACCGATGCGGTTGGGCGAACCGACTTGCAATCGATGCCTCAAACAGAAGCTGCCGTTTGCCGAAGTCGTCGTCTTGGGGCGTTATGAGGGAGCGATGCGGGAGGCTGTGATCGCCGGGAAGAAGTTCATTCACGAACCGTTGATGATGGCGTTGGGAGGATTGTTGGGGGAGCAGATTGCTAGCCAAGTCGATTCGATCCCCGAGATTGTGACCTACGTTCCATCCCATTGGCGACGTCGGTTGAAGCGTGGTACGGTGCCAGCAGCGACGCTAGCCAAGCAGGTTGGCCGGGTGTTGGGACTTCCGGTTCACCCGGCGGTCCGAAGTGTGCGGGGGACGATCAAGCAGGGGAAGTTGGCGGCTGGGCAGCGGGCTGAAAACATTTCCAATGCATTTGCGGTACGACGCCGATATCACCCCAACGGCCACAGCTATCTACTGATCGACGACGTAATGACGACCGGTGCGACGATGAGCGAAGTGACGCGGGTGTTGTTGGCAGCGGGAGCGACGCGAGTTTGCGTTGCGGCTACTGCGCGCGGCGTCGGAAAAACCTAAGCTATAGCGAGATAGAAGCGGTTCTGCGATGAACTTTTGTGCCATCGGTCCCCTATAAAAACCTAAGCTATGACACGGTAGGATCGAAGGTCGCCGCTCGGCCTCTGCTTGAATTCCCTTTTTGACGCGAAAATACCAGCAATTCTGTATGAACCCAACGAACTCTGACGAGCTGTCGCCAGCGGCGTCGCCGAGCACTGCGACCACCTTTCGCCGGGCAATCCTGCACGGTCTGGGGATCGTTATGCCGCCGTTGCTGACGATTTTGCTCTTCGTTTGGGCCTGGACCACAACCGAAAACTACGTCCTCTCACCGCTGGAAGCGGGGATTCGCAACGTTCTGGTTTGGAATCTGCAAGAGATCGAAGACGTCAAACCTGTCGATCGAAATTTTGTCGCCGATCCGACGGGAAAGAAGTTTCTTCCCCAATATGTCGTTTCGTACGTCGACCAGAATCTCCATCGCTTAGGGCCGTTTGAGCCGGTGCCGGGGACAGCGATCGCGTATTGGCATCGTTACGTCCAACTGGTCTACCTGCCCCGCACGGTGGTTGTCCCGTTTTTCTTGTTGATGTTCCTGATCCTGCTGTATTTCCTGGGGCGGATGTTTGCCAACGGGATCGGACGATTTTTTGTCCGCGCGATGGATCGATTTATCGGTCGCGTGCCGGTCGTCAGCAACGTCTATTCGTCGGTCAAACAGGTCACCGATTTTGTCTTCAGCGAACGCGATATCGAATTCAACCGCGTCGTCGCTGTCGAATATCCACGCAAGGGAATTTGGTCGATCGGATTTGTGACGGGCCAGAGCATGGCCGATATCAGCGCGGCGGCGAACGAGCCGGTGTTGAGCGTCTTGATGCCGACATCGCCGATGCCGGTGACCGGGTTTACCGTCACGGTTCGCAAGAGCGAGGCTGTCGATTTGGATCTGACGATCGATCAAGCGATTCAGTTTATCGTCAGCTGTGGCGTCGTCGTTCCGGCGAAGCAGCAGCAAGCGTTCAGCCGACTGCAGTTGAATCTGCCCGGCAGCGGCAACGCGTCGGCGATGCTGCCCGGAGACGATGGCTCCGCCGATTCGTCCACTTCGGCGGACTGATCCCGATCTTCGCAGCGACGGCAAGCGAGCCGTAAAGCGAGCTCTCGGAGCCCGCTTCAGCTGCGTTTTGGCGATGAAGATCTCTAATTTCATCGCACACGATGAATCGCTCAGCAACTATAATCCGGGTCCTGTGATGGCCGCATCGAGGGTTTTCGTATCCACTCGAAAGTTTGCCGCGAGCCATTTCTTCTTGCATCGATCGGATTGACTTGGGCAAATACCTCATGAATCGCTCGCTACTCTTGTTGTCTCTGGTTCTCTCGCTGTTGGCGGTTTCGAAGTCCGACGCTCAGTTCGAAGGAATGAAATATCGCATTCCCGCGGATGCCAACACGCTGATCTTGATCAATGCCGAAAAGGCGTTTGGTTCGCCTGTTTCGGATCGCGAGCGATGGGCGGCGCGACGCAAAGCTGCCTACGACGCGGGCGTTTCGGCACTGCCGCCAGACGCAACCGAAGTCATCTTGGCCGGTCGATCGGATCTCGAGTATGGCAAATCGGTCTGGGAACTGGCGCTGATGAAGCTCACCGGAGAGCGGAACGTCGCGACCGTGGCGACCCGTTTTGGTGGCAGCATCGATAACATCGCCGGCCGCAGTGCAGCCCGTCTGCCCGACGATCATTATGTCGTCCAGATCCGGTCGGATCTGATGGGAGCTTACACTCCCGCGAACCGCCAGGATGTGAGCCGATGGTTGAAGTCGACCGATCTGGATACCGGCCAAAAGATGTCCCCCTATCTGCAACACGCCTTCGCCTTTGCTGCCGAAGTCGGCACGCCGATCGTGATGGCGATGGATTTGAGCGGTTTGGTTTCCGAGGCGGCTGTCACGAGAAAGCTGCCGGAATTGGGATCGCTGAAGGATTCGGGCCTCTCCCCCGCCGCAGTCTCCAAACTGATCGGTGGTGTGCAGGGAATTATGCTCGGCATCACCTTAGAGGATCAGACGATCGGTGCGGTTCGAGTCGACTTCGAAGCTTCGCCCGAGATCTTGGCGAAGGTTGGCAAGCCGTTGTTGATCGAGATTTTGAGCAGCCAAGGGGCGATGATCGACGACATCCGGCAATGGACACCGTCGGTAAAGGGGAACACTTTTTTCCTGCGAGGCAAGCTGTCGGCGAGCGGAACGCGACGGGTGATGAGCGTTCTAGAACTGCCACGCTCGCTGGGAGAAGCGGTTAACGATGCAGCTTCGTCGGGAGCTGATTCCGAAGAGTCGGCGGCTCGCATCGCGTCGCAGCAATACTTCAAGAGCGTCTCGACGCTGTTGGACGATCTTCGCGACAAACCGAAGACCGATCACGTCAAAACGTTTGGGCAAGCGGCGATCTGGTACGACAAATATGCTCGCAAGATCGACAGTTTGCCGCTGTTGAATGTCGACCCGGCGCTGCTGAAATACGGCAGCGATGTCTCGGGGATGTTGCGCGACGCAGAGATGTCGATGAAAGGCGTTGGGATGCGATCGTCGGTGCGGACCGGGATGAACAGTCCAACATCTTACGGCTACAGTTCTTATGGCGGCGGATACCGTGCAGGAAGAGGCTACGACGGTGCCCTCTACGGTCCTCAGGGATATTCTGCGAGCGTGGGAGCGGCGCAGGCTTCGGTTCGCGAGGAGGGCCGCACCGACGCGGTGATTCGGGGGCAGGAGCGAACCAAGGGTGCGGCTTCGGTGCAACAGATCTGGCAGGACATCGACTCGGCGACGGCTGAAATTCGCCAGGTGATGACCGGCCGATACAGCGCCGAATTTTAGCTTCTGTGCCGTCGCGTCCAGGTCGACCAGTTTCCACCCTCTGCGACTTGGTGAATAATACGCCCCTTGTTGCAACGAGTATTTGAAACTACGGACCAAGAATGACGACTCTATTGATAGCGTTGGGCACGATGGTGGCCTACCTGATCGCGTACAACACCTACGGGCGTTGGTTGGCGCGGAAGATTTTTCAGTTGGACGACAATGCTGTCGTCCCCAGCGTGGAATTGAACGACGACCGCGATTTTGTGCCGACCGATCGTTCGGTCCTGTTCGGCCATCACTTTACTTCGATCGCCGGGACCGGTCCGATCGTGGGGCCCGCGATCGCGGTGATGTGGGGTTGGTTGCCAGCGTTGGTCTGGGTTCTGTTTGGATCGATCCTTGTCGGTGCGGTGCACGATTTTGGGGCGTTGGTCGTCTCGATCCGCAGCAAGGGGCAGACCGTT from Rosistilla oblonga includes the following:
- a CDS encoding ComF family protein, which encodes MAADRSARAAPTGGLRRDSGWSHVPLSIARAFLEMIYPPTCTLCGGALVDPGAIEMCDACIDAVRGKCRHWCRRCGMPMEPMRLGEPTCNRCLKQKLPFAEVVVLGRYEGAMREAVIAGKKFIHEPLMMALGGLLGEQIASQVDSIPEIVTYVPSHWRRRLKRGTVPAATLAKQVGRVLGLPVHPAVRSVRGTIKQGKLAAGQRAENISNAFAVRRRYHPNGHSYLLIDDVMTTGATMSEVTRVLLAAGATRVCVAATARGVGKT
- a CDS encoding PLP-dependent aminotransferase family protein, which translates into the protein MNLHNSTHEQLLSPRGTRASEQPISQLMSAALANPGIISLAAGFVDNATLPLEFVSEAAQNVLGDTATGRLALQYGTNNGPQELRQAIARRNFSNNADDLADRMILTAGSNQLLHLVAECVFDEGDIVLCAAPTYFVFLGLLKDMGVRAFGIEADDQGMIPESLDQGLQQLADNNELHRVKSVYLIPYCDNPGGSTVPEARRQELIAVMKKWQQQSPILLLVDNAYRDLRYSGEDIPTLTDLGADPELTVESGTFSKNFGPGIRVGWGVMPRWLFDSARRFKSVIDFGSAHLNQQLMLNILKSGRFDEQVQRLQTAYAGKLQVMLEACDTHLAEIPGVEYRRPIGGLYVWLELPPGVDAGSDSPLWKQCIERGVLYVPGEFCYPSEGAAVRKNTIRLSFGVQPESQIRDGIKLLSEAITAVMNPANV
- a CDS encoding DUF502 domain-containing protein — encoded protein: MNPTNSDELSPAASPSTATTFRRAILHGLGIVMPPLLTILLFVWAWTTTENYVLSPLEAGIRNVLVWNLQEIEDVKPVDRNFVADPTGKKFLPQYVVSYVDQNLHRLGPFEPVPGTAIAYWHRYVQLVYLPRTVVVPFFLLMFLILLYFLGRMFANGIGRFFVRAMDRFIGRVPVVSNVYSSVKQVTDFVFSERDIEFNRVVAVEYPRKGIWSIGFVTGQSMADISAAANEPVLSVLMPTSPMPVTGFTVTVRKSEAVDLDLTIDQAIQFIVSCGVVVPAKQQQAFSRLQLNLPGSGNASAMLPGDDGSADSSTSAD
- a CDS encoding type II toxin-antitoxin system Phd/YefM family antitoxin, with protein sequence MATVSIEDAQSKLAELIHSMAPGEALVITDGSQPVACLTATDAPPPPTPRKPGTLAGTVTYMADDFDAPLDELRDYMP